Genomic segment of Esox lucius isolate fEsoLuc1 chromosome 15, fEsoLuc1.pri, whole genome shotgun sequence:
TTCTAAACTGCTCATTAGCTCTACATCACTATAAAAAAGAAAGCaatgttaaacaaaaaatgtattacttttaaaatccagttaaataattaaatacttgTTTGTAGTCATACATGTATACTCTATGTCATATGCTGTAATAAGACACTGATTAACCTTTATTAATTTTTCATAACCGTTACAATATTTACTTCAAAAGGTTACCATTTCTCTTACCATTATGCTTACCGTAACTTGTGTCATTGCACGTGATACCCGGAATTATAATTTCTCACATCCATGTTGACAGTCACTTCCTTACAtaagcacacatacacatcgaTTTTGGTTGTTATTGTAAGTATGTAAAGATAACAAAACGCTTCAAAGCCATAtgtagctatatatatataattgtctCAATTTCACAATACTCATGTACAATATGTTTACTTTGCCTATAGTCTATAATAAGGTTACACAAACTAAAGTGCATTGGTCAAAATACTGTTATTAGTCTGACAGTTCATAGGCAAAACTGAAGCAATTCGCATTGGTCGACTGTCTGGTCAAGTATTTCCATGAAGTAGTGTTAAATTCTCTCAAGCACCTCTCAATATTAGTCATAATCCGTCTTTCgactggctgtttttttttcttttctctgccTAAGTGATCCCACACAGCTTAAATGATGGTACTGTCAGGGCTCTCAGGTGAGAGCTGTTATAAGAGTGTTTCATCAATAGACCAGTCCAAGTAAGTTGTCTTTGCAGTGTGTTGAGGTCATTAttgtgacagaaaacagattcTCAGGGTCGAAGTGTGTACTTTTGTGgatttccttctctccttctaaaAAGTTATCAAAAGTACCGTTTAGGTACTGAAGGAATTTTGGCCTGCATTGAGGTAGACCAAATGCAGTTCCGAGCCTCTCAGCCAATAACGGCTACGTTTCCAGTTTTTTGCTCTCCTTTATGCGTACCTCCGGAAGAGCAGTGGCTGCATCCGCAGAAACTAAAGAATATCCGAAAAGGAGATTTTCACCGAGCTCCACGGGGTGGCAGTATAGCCTTCGTCATGAAATACCTTTACGGGCGAGGGCGTGTTCTCCCATTGCATGAAGACGATTAGGCCGCAATACGAGGCGTCTAAAAACCACAAGAGGGCAGATGACACAACAGCAAGAGAGTAATTCAACCTGGTAACCTGTCAACAAGAAACTCATAAATGGAGGAATTAAGGACTCAGGGATACAACTGGTGTCTGCATCCAAAGAAAGCCTTGGAAGGTTTGGTTCCATTATCGTGCGTTCACATCACACCAACATGATGTTACATGCTGTTATGTCTACATTGGCTACTTGGCAAGGAGAAGCTATTTCTGTACTGTATTAACTATTTTAAGTATACGAATACCAACAAAAGCTAAAATGTTAGCTCAACATGATGTTACATGCTGTTAAGTTTACATTGGCTACTTGGCTAGGAGAAGCTATTTCTGTACTGTAGTAACTATTTTAAGTATAAGAATACCAACAAAAGCTAAAATGTTAGCCCCTGGCTGCAGCGGACTGTACTGATTCTCAATATTCAGGTGTGTGGCTTGTTTATCTAACGCGAGCCAGCCAATCTATTAACTAGCATGCTCCAGGTCAGTGGGCAGGTCACAATGCCTTAATCATTAGCTGTACTATCCATGTATATTTTATAAGTATAAAAATCTCCGTAATATGTTGCAACATGTCTTCCGTTGGCTGAGCCAGTTGGCCGTATTGAGGTCTACTGGAATAAGTACGGGCTGAGGCCTGCATATCAattgagtgttgtgtgtgtttgtcagtctgcgtgtcttctctctctctctctctctctctctctctgtctctctctctctctctctctctctctctctctctgtgtgtgtgacattcGGTTCTAGTCACAACCACTTGCTAATGTAACAATATGAAATAATGTTGacagtgtacattttatttaaaattcatgATCAATAGGTTAAACGGGTAGTGTGAGgttgtgaataaaatataaccTAATCActtaagaaaaactaaattgaaGTGTGTATAGATTACGCCTACTAATACAAACGTGGACGCCAATATATTCAGTCAGCAAAAAAGCTCCTATTTCATAAATGAGCTTCTGATCTATTTATTTATCGATTAGATgcatacattatttacatttatggtATTTAACAGAAGATGATTCAGAGCTACAGAGGTGAAACTTTGAATCAAACCGTGGCGTTAGAAGTGTCATGCTTTACGAACTCAGACTGAATATAGGCTGAGCATTAAATTCAATGCCTTAACTTTATCAATTTAAGAAAGGTATCTGTATGCATgcttttcaaataaattaccAAAACCCGATACGTGTAATCCCAATCACTGAGTTCAAACCCAATGGCCGTGTTTAAACCCAATGTCTGTGTTCAAACTCAATGACCCTGTTTAAACCCAACGGCTGCATGTGTTTAAGAGCCTTTAGCCTCTAAACAGCCAATAAACATGTTGTTGTACCGCATCGTTTCAACGGTAATGATTTTCTAATGCTCCACTCTGAGCATTAGAGTATATTAGGGTGGAGCAATTATTAACTTTGCAAAATCAATAGACCGCAACATCATGAAAACTACAAGCCATGGGCTACATTGGTCCTTGGAGGAAAAGCATAAACTATAAAATGTCTGCAAACATCATCTTTATTTGCTGTATTAGTATCTTGGCGATTTACTTAATCCATGTTCATCAGGATTCCCCTCTAAAAGGTCCGACCGTGTGAAACAGCTCAACAGCTGTAGCTATATAGACTGAACTCCAAGACTCTACAGAGGAGATGCTTATCGCAGGTCGCCTCCAACCTCACGgaggaaaatgtattcactggAACAACCGTTGATAGTTAATATATTATCAACCCTGACGCGAAATAGTTTCTTATTAAACACTCGAGTTCCCCTTTATGTGAGTAGCTGAAAACTTTAATGGATTTTCTGCGAGTTCACCGAGGCCGTGAATTTCGTTTCATAAATTCAAAGTTAATTTAATGCGTATTTTCTTCTTGCGCTGGCATTCACAACAAACTCcccatttgatataaaatgacaccatataaaaactaaatatttaatTGGCCTACTCTATATGCTAAGTTATACTGTAGGCTAATTCTTTAAAAATAGCCCTATGTTTTTCATATCACCAAGAATATAATAGCCTACACAAGATTCACATTCCATGTAACAATGAATGGATAAGACAATTGGTGACATTAAATAtcttcttttttgtttgttaaattatttgtttaGCATGCCCGTTTTTTATCTTAAGTTCGATGTTTCACAATAACACGTGAGTATCCGTAATTAAGATAATTGTAAACTTTTACTCAATATTAAGAATGAGAACGATATAAGTGCATTCCATAGATTGTACAACAGGTTTCATGCTTTCAGGAGATTTCCCTTTTTGGATAATGATTTGTTAATAAATCATTAAGCTTCATTATCACGTTGTTGTGATTCTCAAATTAGTTCTTATTTATCAAAAGGACTGGCATTCAACGTTATCAAATATTAACAACATTACATAATTATACAGccatcatttaaataaaaagctCATAACAAGATAGAAATGTCATGGTGACAGAGCTCTTAGACACCACAGGCGTTCGCTGTCAGCGCTCTTGGTGCGGAACGCGGGGCACATTACCAAGCATTTCCGTCTGTGGAGACTTGAAAAGACATCGGAATGGAGCAACATAGGCACTATGACAGGTAGGCTTTGATGTACGCCTAGTTTTAATGTGGATATGCTGTATTTTAAGCCTATTGATGATATAGGCTTAAGTGTGTAAGAACTGCCATTGTCAAACGGGTAGGCTATACACTGATTTAAATTTGTGCATTCATGATTTTGTCTGTTACGCAGAATTAGGCATATCAACCGAATACAATCATTAGTTCACACAGTTCCTTTCACATTAACCTATTGTTGTTATAATAAGATGTTTTTATGCATGTCTTTAACTCCAAATCTTTTTCTGCCATCTTCACGACTTGTGAAACTCATTGGCAGTGCTCGTCCAATCAGCGCAGTCTGATTTTAGCACTAGCCTCGTGCACATATCAGTCCTCTCCTGGTTCCAGAATGTTGACGCACATTTCTCCTCACATTATCCTAACGTGCACGCCGCTCCGTGGATAAATCGTCACCTCACTAACTCTAAGGTGCTCGAGGTTCCCCCTCAGAACATCGGTCCAATCCTTTACCGTATCCTTTTGTTGTGGCCATTATGACTTTTTGAGGGTACAATTTTTGCTGGAGCGAAaagaaaattttttttttttttcaggatttCTATACCTGAAGTGTGGAAGATGTTTTCGTCGGTGGGTAAGCGGTGCTTCACGATAGAATCTTTGGTGGCAAAAGAAAACCCACATACGAGTGAAGAACCCATCCGACCGACTGCCCTGAGTTATTCTAACCATACTGACGCTTTCATGAACGGTTACCAGGGTCCCACCGGTAGGTCTCTGTATCAGAATTCCGAGCTTGTGTTCCCTGAGACGGTCAACCACCCGGGGCTGACCATAAACCCCCACCAGCTAGGAGGGAGCCACTTACAACACTCTCACCCCACACACTTCTTTGGGACGCAACACCGGGATCACCTGAACTTCTACCCTTGGGTTTTACGGAACAGGTTCTTCGGACACAGATTTCAAGGTAAATGGCTGATTcacggtgtgtttgtgttcacaatgaaatgtaattgaataaCGTCTCAAATCCAAAAGGAATATATTCAATTTCAAGCAGTTGAGGTTACAGGTTAATGGAGAAAAGAATGCCTTGGGGTTGACTGAACAAGAACTTAACTGTATGACCTACACCGCACGGATGTCAATTTAACGTACAAATGATTAACAACAACATTCTTCACTATTGATGAGGCCAATCGTTTAATTATATATGCAAATTATTATCAGTTATCTTTGCTTCTAGTACACTATTATTGTGATAATGTGGGAAAATAGCCTAATATTTTGGTAGAAGAAACAAAGCATGACATTTAGGCCTATAGCTAAATCATGTTTCTCGACAACAGGTAAAGGTAAATATGACTGTGTAGCCTACTTATAAAACCATACCGCTTTCCCAATTCTCCTTTGGCTTAACTTTTCTGTAAAATGAAAGCATGAATCAGATTACAGGTGTTTTAATTCCTGCAGAACGCACTCCCCACGGCCATTTCTGTCAGTATTGTCATAACAACGTTATGGTTatatatcaataaatatattgctaCAAATTTAAGGGATAGGTATTCTGTCAAACTGAAAATATAGAACATTACAAATTGACTTGTAGATTATATATAATCTTA
This window contains:
- the emx1 gene encoding homeobox protein EMX1 isoform X1; its protein translation is MFSSVGKRCFTIESLVAKENPHTSEEPIRPTALSYSNHTDAFMNGYQGPTGRSLYQNSELVFPETVNHPGLTINPHQLGGSHLQHSHPTHFFGTQHRDHLNFYPWVLRNRFFGHRFQGNDVSQDSLLLHGPFARKPKRIRTAFSPSQLLRLERAFEKNHYVVGAERKQLSSSLSLSETQVKVWFQNRRTKYKRQKLEEEGPDGQQRKKGNHHINRWRLATKQASSEDIDVTSED